One window from the genome of Garra rufa chromosome 1, GarRuf1.0, whole genome shotgun sequence encodes:
- the LOC141324727 gene encoding GTPase IMAP family member 4 encodes MEGSTTQDEIHQEEKDKSGSSEEGQTDLKERELRLVLLGSAGAGKSSALNAILGSPTSEFDCTGPETPASDCQKRCVTLAGRQVAVVDTPDCLCIERPAEDVRRQFSLCAALSAPGPHAFLLCVPVHRPSNLELQILETIEKVFGPESVSKHAMVLFTRMDRLPEDVSLDEYLNTERPDLLELVQKCKDRHHPLWPGSNVELFVKVEKMVKEAETQFYTCPLLQEAERRVKEKEEEILKSRREKGEDDAEGIRAEAEKCVDDLVVEGIAELCVSTPNTSLLRSLWDSVVGWLMWLPNMVRGSALLGSIVGLFVGGPLGGAMGATVGSVATEVGRRKQKTK; translated from the exons ATGGAGGGAAGTACGACACAAGATGAAATTCACCAGGAAGAGAAAGACAAGTCTGGAAGCAGTGAAGAAGGGCAGACAGATCTGAAGGAAAGAG AGTTGAGACTGGTGCTGCTGGGCTCAGCGGGTGCTGGGAAAAGCAGTGCGCTCAATGCCATTCTGGGCAGCCCAACATCTGAGTTCGACTGCACAGGCCCTGAGACACCAGCCAGCGACTGTCAGAAAAGATGTGTGACGCTGGCAGGACGACAG GTGGCTGTCGTGGACACACCTGACTGCCTGTGCATCGAGCGTCCCGCTGAGGACGTCCGCCGCCAGTTTTCACTCTGCGCTGCTTTATCGGCCCCAGGTCCCCATGCTTTCCTGCTCTGTGTCCCTGTCCACCGGCCCAGCAACCTGGAGCTCCAGATTTTGGAGACCATCGAGAAGGTATTTGGCCCTGAATCGGTCAGTAAACACGCAATGGTGCTCTTCACTCGCATGGACCGACTGCCTGAGGATGTCTCTCTGGACGAGTATCTCAATACAGAACGGCCCGACTTGCTAGAGCTTGTTCAGAAGTGCAAGGACCGACATCACCCGCTGTGGCCGGGATCCAATGTGGAGTTGTTCGTAAAAGTGGAGAAGATGGTGAAAGAAGCCGAGACACAATTCTACACCTGCCCTTTGCTGCAGGAGGCAGAGAGGAGAGTGAAAGAAAAGGAGGAGGAGATCTTAAAAAGCAGAAGAGAAAAAGGAGAGGATGATGCAGAGGGAATAAGGGCCGAAGCGGAGAAATGTGTGGATGATTTGGTGGTTGAGGGAATCGCGGAGCTCTGCGTCTCCACGCCTAACACTTCGTTGTTACGCTCGTTGTGGGACAGTGTGGTCGGGTGGCTCATGTGGCTCCCGAATATGGTGAGGGGCAGTGCTTTACTGGGGTCGATTGTGGGGTTGTTTGTCGGGGGACCCTTAGGAGGAGCCATGGGAGCAACGGTGGGCTCTGTGGCGACGGAGGTGGGTAGACGGAAGCAAAAAACCAAGTGA